In Leguminivora glycinivorella isolate SPB_JAAS2020 chromosome 20, LegGlyc_1.1, whole genome shotgun sequence, the following proteins share a genomic window:
- the LOC125237028 gene encoding cofilin/actin-depolymerizing factor homolog yields the protein MASGVTVSDACKTTYEEIKKDKKHRYVVFYIRDEKQIDVETIGERNAEYEQFLEHLQQGGTGECRYGLFDFEYTHQCQGTSEASKKQKLFLMSWCPDTAKVKKKMLYSSSFDALKKSLVGVQKYIQATDLSEASQEAVEEKLRATDRQ from the exons GCGTCTGGCGTGACAGTATCGGACGCGTGCAAGACCACGTACGAGGAGATCAAGAAGGACAAGAAGCACCGATACGTCGTGTTCTACATCCGCGACGAGAAGCAGATTGACGTGGAGACCATCGGCGAGCGCAACGCCGAGTACGAGCAGTTCCTCGAGCACCTGCAGCAGGGCGGCACCGGCGAGTGCAG ATATGGCCTGTTCGACTTTGAATACACGCACCAATGCCAAGGCACATCGGAGGCGAGCAAGAAACAGAAGCTGTTCCTCATGTCGTGGTGCCCAGACACCGCCAAGGTCAAGAAGAAGATGTTGTACTCCAG CTCTTTCGACGCCCTGAAGAAGTCCCTAGTCGGTGTACAGAAATACATCCAAGCGACCGACCTCTCCGAGGCTTCCCAAGAGGCTGTGGAGGAGAAGCTCCGCGCCACGGATCGCCAATAA